Sequence from the Nasonia vitripennis strain AsymCx chromosome 5, Nvit_psr_1.1, whole genome shotgun sequence genome:
TACACCGCGGAGCTCGCGACTTTTTCCCACGAAAGGCGGAGCATGAGCTGCAACGCGCTCGGCCATCCTCGCGATTCTGCGCGCGAACCGAGAGCTGCGCTGCCTAGGGATCATGCGTGTTTGATGCAGCCGCGGGAGAAACTTCAACCGATGCGGAAAGTGGGATATTACGATCGGCTGCTTCGTCTCAACAATTTTTTGGTTTATTGttctaaaaaataagaattattTAACCATAACGAGTTgcgaaagcaaaaaaattgcatCTGCGACTGCGCAATGACCGAGCGATAAATATATCGATACAGGCAGGCAAAGACACCTTAATAACCTCGCGAAGACTTTCGATACGCACGTACGCGCACGTGTGCATGTGCAGCCTTCTTCTATATATAGTCTCGATCCCCGTACACGAGTGCGTGTGCGACGCTCACTTTCTCCGCGGCGTATGTCGCGCACCCTCTGATTCGGCCTCTCGATTTATCGCCCCGAGTTCGAACCAGCTTTTACGAGCCATGCTTGCGCGCGTTGTAATGCAAATTAACGAATACAGCCGGTGACATCAACGAGCACTAGAAGTAACGAGAGAAGATTCCATAACTCTCGGCTTTATGAATGGTACAATTTGATTGCGTAATGTACGCTGACCCAAAGAGTGTTTCTCAATAATTATCCCCTGATCAatgagtatattatattttcgatCACCTCTACGGTAATTACGATGCAAGCGTTACACGAATCCGATGCGACGAGAGAAACTCGCAGCGGTAAAAGTTCGCGATAGGAATAAAATAAACGCATAATCGCTGAAACCTCAGAACGCGGAAAATCAGCGAATATACGCACTGCATTACTGCAGACGAGCGGCTATATACATTTCCCCGCACGTAAGACGCGTTGCGCGCACGTAACACCGCGGGAGAATCTCTCGAGATCGTGCAAAAGTTCCGCACACATGCGCTCAGCTGGGCATCGACACCTGCAGAGGATTCCGATAAGCCGGCAAGAGGTATGCGCatctgtgtgcgtgtgcctGTACACACGCATACGAGAGAGCCTCTCGAGTCCACCTTTCACTGGCGGAAGTGAAGCATCTGCGGAGCAGGTCATAATCGTACAATGCAGCTTCTCTCGCATCCGAAGATGCGAGCCTGGATCGAGGATGTGCTTGAACTTTCTTGTCATTGTCGTTTTCAAGGAGAAATTAGCATGTTACACTATGAATGGATCGACATTTTTTCGCAGTGCGATGCTTTTCTATTGCGCGGCTAGTGAAATTGAATCGGCATGAATATGGAGTTCGGAACGATAAAATAAGGATGGCTAAGTCGTTGGAATACAATTACGGTAGATAAAGGgcaaggaagctataaatcAGTTGGAACAGTCGTTCGTATGCAAATGTGTTGATATCCAAGGCACGTACGCGATTCGTCATTCGTTTAAAGCCGAATATTGAATGGAAAACCATTAAAAAATCTGATAATCGCGGGGTATGAAGCGTTTATCAATTCTTTTATTGGCGCATAAATCAGAATACGGGGACCGTCAACGCGTATAAATACTAACAACGACACTTCTCAACCACAGTAGGTGAAGAGGTGTTCGCTGCGTTTAACAATCCAGTTCTCAATAGTTTAGTTGCACAGGGCAgtcatttttcgaaaaaattcgTAGTGACTTAGGTAGGTATATATTGCAACAATCGTAAAAGTTAAGAAAATTTGCTCGAAATTTTAGTTATCTCAAAATAATGTTTCAGGCATTAAGATGTCTGCGAACATCCTATCCTTCGCATATTTCATACTATTCGTTTCTATATCAACGGCGGAAGTAGCAAAGAATTATGATATTTCTCAAGATGGAAGCTTGACAGGTACACACTCGCAtcctatatattttaaaaagtgaATATTACTAATAACTTAATAACTTACGCCTATTATTGGTCAAGGTACTCAAGAAATCATCACCAACTCGGTACAAGGACACAACATATCGCCAGCTCAACTGCATAAGTTAGCTTTAGGCCTACCTCAGTCACATGGTCGTGCAGGTTCACTATCTCACTCAGGCTCACACAGTTCGAATGTCAAACATGAAGCCTCTCACTCACATAAGGGAGGTTTAAACTTTGACTTCAACAAATATGGACAGGGTGGACAAAGTGGGCAGAATTCGCACGGGCTGAAGGGATTGTTACCTCATTCTGGATCGGGCAGTTCAAAAGTCAATCATGAAAGTTCTCATAGCCATAATGGAGGACTGAGGTTCAACTTCAATAAATACGGAAACAAAGAGCAAGGAAATGGTTTAGGCGGCGCTAGCAAAGGCATAGGAGGAGAAATTGGACTCGGCGGTGGTCTAAAAATCGAAGGATCTAAAGgctcaaaatctaaaatagGAGGCGGTCGATTACTTAGCGGTGGAGTTGGCGTTGGTCTGAATATCAAGGGCTCTAAAGACTCCAAATCTAAAATAGGTGGTGGCCGATTACACGGTGGTGGAGTGGGAGCTGGTCTAAGCATCATGGGCTCTAAAGGCACCGAATCTCAAAAAGGAGCTGGTTTTTCTCTCGGTGGTGGATTTGGTGGTGGTCTGAACATCCTTGGATTCAAAGGCTCGAACTCTCAAAAAGAAGGCGGCCTTTCACTAGGCGGTGGAAAGGGTGGAAGTCTAAATATCCAAGGCTCGAAAAACTCTGAATCACAAAAAGGAGCTGGCCATTCTCTAGGTGGTGGATTTGGTGGTGGTCTGAACATCCAAGGATCGAAAGGCTGGAGCTATCAAAAAGAAAGCGGCCTTTCACTAGGCGGTGGAAAAGGTGGAAGCCTTAACATCCAAGGATCTAAAAACTCTGAATCTCAAAAAGGAGCTGGTTTTTCTCTCGGTGGTGGATTTGGTGGTGGTCTGAACATCCTTGGATCCAAAGGCTCGAACTCTCAAAAAGAAGGCGGCCTTTCACTAGGCGGTGGAAAGGGTGGAAGCCTAAATATTCAAGGATCTAAGACCTCGGAATCTCAAAAAGGAGCCGGCCATTCACTAGGAGGTGGTCTGAACATCCAAGGAACAAAAGGATCAAATAGCGGATCTAAAGGTTCTTCTAAAGATTCAGAATCGCAGAAAGGAGGTGGCCATAAACAGAGTGGAGGAATCAATGGAGGATTAAACATTCTTGGATCTAAAGACTCCGGTTCTAAAAAACAAAGCAGTAGTTCAAAAGACAGTAACTCAAGCAGTGGATCTCAAATAGGAAGCGGCCACAAACACAGTGGAGGAATCAGCGGTAGCTTGAACATCGAAGGATCAAAAGGCTTCAAACCTGGAAGTGGCCATTCACATAGTAGTAGCTCAAGCAATAAATCCCCAAGCTCTAGTTCTAAAAACAAAGGCGGTCAGAAACACAAAGGAGGTGTCAGTGGTGGCTTAAGCGTTGACGGATCTAAAGGCTCGGGTTCTGAGAAGGGAGGCAAGAATTCACAAAGCTCAAGCAGTGGATC
This genomic interval carries:
- the LOC100678016 gene encoding loricrin-like; the encoded protein is MSANILSFAYFILFVSISTAEVAKNYDISQDGSLTGTQEIITNSVQGHNISPAQLHKLALGLPQSHGRAGSLSHSGSHSSNVKHEASHSHKGGLNFDFNKYGQGGQSGQNSHGLKGLLPHSGSGSSKVNHESSHSHNGGLRFNFNKYGNKEQGNGLGGASKGIGGEIGLGGGLKIEGSKGSKSKIGGGRLLSGGVGVGLNIKGSKDSKSKIGGGRLHGGGVGAGLSIMGSKGTESQKGAGFSLGGGFGGGLNILGFKGSNSQKEGGLSLGGGKGGSLNIQGSKNSESQKGAGHSLGGGFGGGLNIQGSKGWSYQKESGLSLGGGKGGSLNIQGSKNSESQKGAGFSLGGGFGGGLNILGSKGSNSQKEGGLSLGGGKGGSLNIQGSKTSESQKGAGHSLGGGLNIQGTKGSNSGSKGSSKDSESQKGGGHKQSGGINGGLNILGSKDSGSKKQSSSSKDSNSSSGSQIGSGHKHSGGISGSLNIEGSKGFKPGSGHSHSSSSSNKSPSSSSKNKGGQKHKGGVSGGLSVDGSKGSGSEKGGKNSQSSSSGSISSSSSSSSRHKGGHKHGGHKHEGGIGASIGGITSSVGGAISGVKDAVVGVKDAGLSGEKLKWASASGALSGASNLVGGTLDPLISDKVKVSGKVEGKGKGKGKGKGKGKGKGKGKGKGKGEGKGEGKDKGSGSAESANTVSSAWASLTGGIKNAVGGAKDAVVGAKDTALNGEKTKLGVGKALLKGATNVVDGLISSKDSGSSSGSGSNSKGLNIGLNVDHEHSHSIDGKLSKYPKGKGSQSGSHSLKLGGSHSHNGGLSFGLSTGGN